One region of Streptomyces sp. CG4 genomic DNA includes:
- a CDS encoding transcriptional regulator yields MTDQAVGAAPYAVPGLEQLLLDPTRLTIVFLVSATTWCEFAFVRDHTRLSDSALSKQHTTLGGAELVEIRKGSVGQRRCTWVRATAAGWERLRAHLAALQRIADRAEQAAASPDTEFDARGDAQQPHTR; encoded by the coding sequence ATGACTGACCAAGCCGTCGGCGCCGCACCCTACGCCGTCCCCGGACTGGAGCAACTCCTTCTGGACCCAACAAGGTTGACCATCGTCTTCCTGGTGTCCGCCACCACCTGGTGCGAGTTCGCCTTCGTCCGCGACCACACCCGGCTGAGCGACTCGGCGTTGTCCAAGCAACACACCACGCTCGGCGGCGCCGAGCTCGTCGAGATCCGCAAGGGCTCCGTCGGCCAACGGCGCTGCACCTGGGTGCGGGCCACCGCCGCCGGGTGGGAACGGCTGCGCGCGCACCTGGCCGCGCTCCAGCGGATCGCAGACCGCGCTGAGCAAGCCGCCGCCAGCCCCGACACCGAGTTCGATGCGCGCGGCGACGCGCAGCAGCCTCACACCCGCTGA
- a CDS encoding APC family permease: MAIGVVVIFVMLVGNLRGVRQAGAVFAAPTYAFIIATLALVAVGLTDAAGRGFQPTPTPRLPVTEGVTLLLVLRAFASGSTALTGIEAISNAVPAIRPKEWRNARTTLTWMVTLLIILFGSTIALVHLDGVVPHGNETVLSQLARHTFGPGVMYGYVQVATAAILLLAANTAVNDFPRVLFLLARSGHAPRMFLRVGDRLAFSNGIIVLAPAAIAVFAGFAGNTQSLIPLYAVGVFLAFTLSQAGMVVHWLRHRDRAHWRKSLVVNATGGLLSAIVFITADITKFTEGAWVAVLVTGVFVLLLLRIHRHYDLCAKALALHPHAIELPKRSTAGSGRRVRPTATPPAAADTQAEEGESEESPEEVSHLVIVPIARLDLAGMRALAYAASLGQPVLALHLSPTENEAERFRGYWATWATTSRLRSSSHPHRAIVAPLVHYIESLHHQRPDLTLTVILPEIVVRHWWQRMLHNLTAPRLRRALRPLPKIVITTIPFHLPRWTSCHKCQQMNRQLTVQESPARVPPRHLQRQARTDHAGVPDGAGLDVALEQLRALSADQREHDVPRGHGPLDEDATLPGPLQLPRRCPGRRPAPVA, from the coding sequence GTGGCGATCGGCGTGGTGGTGATCTTCGTCATGCTAGTGGGCAACCTGCGCGGAGTACGCCAGGCGGGCGCCGTCTTCGCCGCACCCACGTACGCGTTCATCATCGCGACTCTCGCACTTGTGGCCGTGGGCCTGACCGACGCAGCAGGCCGCGGATTCCAGCCCACACCGACGCCCCGGCTGCCTGTCACGGAAGGAGTCACCCTCCTCCTGGTCCTGCGGGCCTTCGCCTCCGGATCCACGGCCTTGACCGGCATCGAGGCGATCTCCAACGCAGTACCGGCAATCCGCCCCAAGGAGTGGCGCAATGCCCGTACGACGCTGACCTGGATGGTCACCCTGCTGATCATCCTGTTCGGCAGCACAATCGCCCTGGTCCACCTCGACGGGGTGGTGCCGCACGGCAACGAGACCGTGCTGTCCCAGCTCGCCCGCCATACCTTCGGCCCCGGAGTCATGTACGGCTACGTACAGGTGGCGACGGCCGCCATCCTGCTGCTGGCCGCCAACACCGCCGTCAACGACTTCCCCCGCGTGCTCTTCCTGCTGGCTCGCAGCGGCCACGCCCCGCGCATGTTCCTGCGCGTAGGCGACCGGCTCGCCTTCAGCAACGGAATCATCGTCCTCGCCCCGGCCGCGATCGCTGTCTTCGCCGGGTTCGCCGGCAACACCCAGTCCCTGATCCCCCTGTACGCCGTCGGGGTGTTCCTCGCCTTCACCCTGTCGCAAGCCGGCATGGTCGTCCACTGGCTGCGCCACCGCGATCGGGCCCATTGGCGCAAAAGCCTGGTCGTCAACGCCACCGGCGGCCTGCTGTCCGCCATCGTCTTCATCACCGCCGACATCACCAAGTTCACCGAAGGCGCCTGGGTCGCCGTCCTCGTGACCGGAGTCTTCGTCCTGCTTCTCCTGCGCATCCACCGCCACTACGACCTGTGCGCCAAGGCCCTCGCCCTGCACCCCCACGCCATCGAACTGCCCAAGCGGTCGACGGCCGGTTCCGGACGGCGCGTACGGCCGACTGCCACGCCCCCTGCGGCAGCGGACACCCAGGCAGAGGAAGGTGAGAGCGAGGAAAGTCCGGAGGAGGTCAGCCACCTGGTCATCGTGCCCATCGCCCGGCTCGACCTCGCCGGCATGCGCGCCCTTGCGTACGCGGCCTCCCTCGGACAACCGGTGCTGGCCCTGCACCTCAGCCCGACGGAGAACGAGGCGGAACGCTTCCGCGGCTACTGGGCGACCTGGGCGACCACCTCCCGCTTGAGGTCGTCGTCTCACCCCCACCGTGCGATCGTCGCCCCACTGGTCCACTACATCGAGTCCCTGCACCACCAACGGCCCGATCTCACGCTGACCGTGATCCTCCCCGAAATCGTGGTGCGCCACTGGTGGCAGCGCATGCTCCACAACCTGACGGCACCCCGACTGCGGCGGGCCCTGCGACCACTGCCGAAGATCGTCATCACGACCATCCCTTTCCATCTGCCCAGATGGACGAGCTGCCACAAGTGCCAGCAGATGAACCGGCAGCTCACCGTCCAGGAGTCCCCGGCACGAGTTCCCCCGCGGCATCTGCAGCGGCAAGCGCGGACAGATCATGCAGGCGTACCGGACGGGGCGGGGCTGGACGTCGCCCTTGAACAGCTGCGGGCGCTGTCCGCCGACCAGCGTGAACACGACGTCCCTCGGGGACACGGCCCCCTGGACGAGGACGCCACCCTGCCGGGGCCGCTACAGCTTCCGCGTCGGTGTCCCGGTCGGAGGCCTGCGCCCGTTGCGTGA
- a CDS encoding alpha/beta fold hydrolase: MANPTARLRRLRRTAAALAGITLAACGLAACDGPARAAAHPAVTTAPTTAASASTTGVQPSLHMITNGGHKLAFYVTPGHLPAVVLDAGGGLDASYWKKVAPVIAQRTGSEVITYDRSGEGRSSDVPGPWKAQNAASDLAAGLTGLGVTKNVVLVSHSLAGEIATYFVNEHPHWISGAVLVDASLPEFYTDSETGKLVAANQRQIAALKDQPQTRATRQLLAEADNYGPVHIAYHKLSWPHSVPAIAIVSSQTPFTTSPVDAQLWKQAQQEFVSTAPNRHLVVAQHSSHDIPVDQPDVVINAIGDMVKRVGS, from the coding sequence GTGGCCAACCCCACCGCACGCCTGCGGCGTCTGCGGCGCACCGCCGCCGCCCTGGCCGGCATCACGCTCGCCGCCTGCGGACTCGCCGCCTGCGACGGCCCCGCCCGGGCAGCCGCACACCCCGCCGTAACAACGGCCCCGACTACCGCAGCCTCAGCCTCCACAACTGGCGTCCAGCCATCCCTCCACATGATCACCAACGGTGGGCATAAGCTGGCGTTCTACGTCACCCCCGGCCACCTGCCGGCCGTCGTCCTCGACGCCGGAGGAGGACTCGACGCGTCGTACTGGAAGAAGGTGGCGCCCGTCATAGCGCAGCGGACCGGGTCCGAGGTCATCACCTACGACCGCTCAGGGGAAGGCAGGAGCAGCGACGTTCCGGGGCCGTGGAAGGCACAGAACGCCGCGTCCGACCTCGCGGCCGGGCTAACCGGACTGGGCGTCACCAAGAACGTGGTTCTGGTATCCCACTCGCTCGCCGGAGAGATCGCCACGTACTTCGTCAACGAACACCCGCACTGGATCTCCGGCGCGGTCCTGGTGGACGCGAGCCTGCCCGAGTTCTACACCGACAGCGAGACGGGCAAGCTCGTAGCGGCGAACCAGCGGCAGATCGCGGCGCTGAAAGACCAGCCGCAGACCAGGGCGACGCGCCAGCTCCTCGCCGAGGCCGACAACTACGGCCCCGTGCACATCGCGTACCACAAACTCAGCTGGCCTCACAGCGTTCCTGCCATCGCGATCGTCTCCTCCCAGACCCCTTTCACGACCTCGCCTGTCGACGCGCAGCTGTGGAAGCAGGCCCAGCAGGAGTTCGTCAGCACCGCACCCAACCGCCACCTCGTCGTGGCACAGCACAGCTCACACGACATCCCCGTTGACCAGCCGGATGTAGTCATCAACGCGATCGGGGACATGGTCAAGCGAGTGGGTTCCTGA
- a CDS encoding IS110 family transposase has product MTQRPPQVWAGIDVGKGHHWFTVVDSDGESLWNRKVVNSESDILAAFGEVMGMSDHVTWALDLIDGPASLLLGIMANHGQNPRYVAGSKFAAFKKSFSGQGKTDLKDSYIIAEFTRCLRRQTVPVPAPPRVTKELTLILSHRNGLSTERTRTINRMRALLTSMFPELERSFDYAQAAGPLVLLSGYQTPAAIRRMGESRLTAWLTKRGVRNAAALAEKAVTAAKSQESAASEEDLAAELVAELAQKITEMNNRLKELEKKIKELLSQHPQAPIVLSMPGFGQLLASELLAAIGDISRFPTAGRLAVASGMAPVSRDSGSNTGNRLRPTQYSRPLQRAFFLSTQVAFLTAGTWENEMYLRKYKGYTHDKGRHKKAVIAVARQRVSILWAMLRDGRLYEREYNPREKTATEVQAA; this is encoded by the coding sequence ATGACGCAGCGGCCACCGCAGGTATGGGCTGGGATCGACGTAGGAAAAGGACATCACTGGTTCACAGTGGTCGACAGCGACGGCGAGTCGCTGTGGAACCGCAAGGTGGTTAACTCTGAGTCCGACATCCTGGCCGCATTCGGCGAGGTCATGGGCATGTCGGACCACGTAACCTGGGCTCTCGACCTCATTGACGGCCCGGCATCTCTGCTTCTAGGAATTATGGCTAACCACGGCCAGAACCCGCGGTACGTCGCCGGCTCGAAGTTCGCGGCCTTCAAGAAGAGCTTCAGTGGGCAGGGCAAGACCGACTTGAAGGACTCCTACATCATTGCCGAGTTCACCCGTTGCCTTCGACGGCAGACGGTCCCTGTGCCAGCGCCCCCAAGGGTCACCAAGGAACTCACGCTCATCCTGTCCCACCGCAACGGCCTCTCAACCGAACGCACCAGGACCATCAACCGCATGAGAGCCCTGCTCACCAGCATGTTCCCGGAGCTGGAGCGGTCCTTCGACTACGCCCAGGCCGCAGGGCCTCTGGTCCTCCTATCCGGATACCAGACACCAGCTGCCATCCGACGCATGGGCGAGAGCAGGCTGACTGCCTGGCTCACCAAGCGTGGAGTAAGGAATGCGGCAGCCCTCGCAGAAAAGGCCGTAACAGCCGCTAAATCCCAGGAATCAGCAGCCAGTGAAGAAGACCTGGCAGCCGAGCTGGTGGCCGAACTCGCTCAAAAGATCACGGAGATGAACAACCGGCTGAAGGAGCTGGAGAAGAAGATCAAGGAACTTCTCTCCCAACACCCCCAGGCGCCCATCGTCCTTTCCATGCCTGGCTTCGGCCAACTCCTTGCGTCCGAACTTCTCGCAGCGATCGGCGACATCTCACGGTTCCCGACCGCTGGGCGACTCGCTGTCGCGTCGGGAATGGCTCCCGTCTCTCGTGACTCCGGATCAAACACGGGAAACCGCCTGCGCCCGACCCAATACAGCCGCCCCCTCCAGCGGGCATTCTTCCTGTCGACCCAGGTCGCATTCTTGACCGCGGGGACGTGGGAGAACGAGATGTACCTGCGCAAGTACAAGGGCTACACACACGACAAAGGCCGCCACAAGAAGGCCGTCATCGCTGTCGCCCGCCAGCGAGTCTCCATCCTGTGGGCCATGCTCCGGGACGGTCGGCTCTACGAGAGGGAGTACAACCCCCGCGAGAAGACAGCCACAGAGGTTCAGGCTGCTTGA
- a CDS encoding type III effector protein codes for MTPADQPASSSADAPGPASFLAAAAALHAIDDALHAARHENPGTAETHDVGPEQALASLLLLRQVREQLAGWETGLIETARQAGASWADLAHPLGVASRQAAERRYLRGRPGPAGTTGEQRVQATRERRAAQRTTAAWARRNAADLRGIAGQITALTDLPAAARVPLSQLHAALAHDDPADLIRPLNATRPHLTTTHPDLAARLDTLTAP; via the coding sequence ATGACTCCGGCCGACCAGCCGGCATCGTCCAGCGCCGACGCACCAGGCCCGGCTTCGTTCCTCGCCGCCGCGGCAGCCCTTCACGCCATAGACGACGCCCTGCATGCCGCCCGGCACGAGAACCCCGGCACCGCCGAGACCCATGACGTCGGCCCGGAACAGGCCCTGGCCTCCCTCCTGCTGCTGCGGCAGGTTCGCGAACAGCTCGCCGGATGGGAAACCGGCCTGATCGAAACCGCCCGCCAGGCGGGTGCCAGCTGGGCCGACCTCGCCCACCCCCTCGGCGTCGCCAGCCGCCAGGCCGCCGAACGCCGTTACCTGCGCGGCCGTCCCGGCCCCGCAGGAACCACCGGCGAACAACGCGTCCAGGCCACCCGCGAACGCCGCGCCGCCCAACGCACCACCGCCGCTTGGGCCCGCCGCAACGCAGCCGACCTGCGCGGCATCGCCGGCCAGATCACCGCCCTCACCGACCTGCCCGCTGCAGCTCGCGTCCCGCTCAGCCAGCTCCACGCGGCCCTCGCTCACGACGACCCCGCCGACCTCATCCGCCCCCTCAACGCCACCCGCCCCCACCTGACGACCACCCACCCCGACCTCGCAGCACGACTCGACACACTCACAGCTCCCTGA
- a CDS encoding GNAT family N-acetyltransferase, with amino-acid sequence MIEPGTFTWPTAPLPTDRLVLRQSEARDRAAFVELFASPEVGTYIGGARPRDELERAMPEVPGRRPGCFVVELDGTMIGMITLDPRGAERRGHVRPEAGETELGYLFLPEAWGRGYAFEACAAALDWFTGARPGEPVVLSTQSANHRAMRLAARLGFTEVERFEEYGAEQWFGVRHPATSAG; translated from the coding sequence ATGATCGAACCTGGAACCTTCACCTGGCCGACGGCCCCGTTACCGACCGACCGGCTCGTGCTCCGCCAGTCCGAGGCCCGGGACCGCGCGGCCTTCGTCGAGCTGTTCGCCTCGCCCGAGGTGGGCACCTACATCGGCGGCGCCCGGCCTCGCGACGAACTCGAACGCGCGATGCCTGAAGTCCCCGGCCGACGCCCCGGCTGTTTCGTGGTCGAACTCGACGGAACGATGATCGGCATGATCACGCTCGATCCCCGCGGCGCCGAGCGCCGGGGACATGTCCGCCCCGAGGCCGGAGAGACCGAACTCGGTTACCTGTTCCTGCCCGAGGCGTGGGGACGCGGTTACGCCTTCGAGGCGTGCGCGGCGGCACTCGACTGGTTCACCGGCGCGCGGCCCGGCGAACCCGTGGTGCTCTCCACCCAGAGCGCCAACCACCGGGCGATGCGCCTCGCGGCGAGACTGGGCTTCACCGAGGTCGAGCGGTTCGAGGAGTACGGCGCCGAGCAGTGGTTCGGCGTGCGCCACCCGGCCACGTCGGCAGGATGA
- a CDS encoding IS5 family transposase, with translation MLTRRPYPSDLSDARWELIEPVLSAWRFERRGRALDFGRPPEHDLRDIMNAILYVGRTGVQWRYLPHDFPHWNTVYGYFAKWADEGVFAQLNGLLRQLLREKEGRDAEPSACVIDAQSVKTSTSVPAAGQGIDAGKKIVGRKRNIVTDTIGLLLAVLVTAASVQDSVAGTRLLDQVAAEHPGIRKVWGDGGYRQHLVEHAATLGIDMEITQRNPGTRGFTPIPKRWAVERTYGWLMLHRRLARDYETLSVRSEAMIHLAMADLMARRLTGENTISWRDPTLQTKRQIPG, from the coding sequence ATGCTGACGCGACGCCCGTATCCGAGTGATCTGTCCGATGCGCGCTGGGAGTTGATCGAGCCGGTGCTCTCGGCCTGGCGCTTCGAGCGCCGCGGCAGGGCCCTGGACTTCGGCCGGCCGCCCGAGCACGATCTGCGCGACATCATGAACGCGATCTTGTACGTGGGCCGGACCGGCGTTCAGTGGCGCTATCTCCCGCACGATTTTCCACACTGGAACACGGTCTACGGCTACTTCGCCAAGTGGGCGGACGAGGGCGTGTTCGCGCAGCTCAACGGCTTGCTCCGGCAGCTTCTCCGGGAGAAGGAGGGGCGGGATGCCGAGCCATCGGCCTGTGTGATCGACGCCCAGAGCGTCAAGACCTCCACCAGCGTCCCCGCCGCCGGCCAGGGCATCGACGCCGGGAAGAAGATCGTGGGCAGGAAGCGGAACATCGTCACCGACACCATCGGTCTCCTGCTTGCCGTGCTGGTCACAGCGGCGAGCGTGCAGGACTCCGTCGCCGGCACCAGACTCCTGGACCAGGTCGCTGCCGAACACCCCGGCATCCGCAAGGTGTGGGGCGACGGCGGCTACCGCCAGCACCTCGTCGAGCACGCGGCCACCCTCGGCATTGACATGGAAATCACTCAACGCAACCCCGGGACCAGGGGATTCACCCCGATCCCGAAACGCTGGGCAGTCGAGCGGACCTACGGCTGGCTGATGCTCCACCGCCGACTGGCCCGTGACTACGAGACCCTGTCCGTCCGCTCCGAAGCCATGATTCACCTCGCCATGGCCGACCTGATGGCCCGCCGCCTCACCGGCGAGAACACCATCTCCTGGCGCGACCCGACACTGCAGACCAAACGACAGATTCCGGGATGA
- a CDS encoding M15 family metallopeptidase codes for MDAIVLMSDPKVAAVPVTESGERLVDVRLGGRLLVDTRKQDPADAFAHLREGVLERLLTAQTMLPTGIRLLFVEGYRPPSLQREYFEEYAGRLRAAHPGWSSQEIHSAASRYVSPPNIAPHSAGAAVDLTLADADGNELDLGTRMNADPEESAGACYTHAPNISEEARANRELLGTVLTAAGLVNYPTEWWHWSFGDRYWALLTGNATALYGPKELGSRN; via the coding sequence ATGGACGCGATCGTGCTGATGTCGGATCCGAAGGTCGCCGCCGTGCCCGTGACCGAGTCCGGCGAACGCCTCGTGGACGTCCGCCTCGGCGGCCGTCTGCTCGTCGACACCCGCAAGCAGGACCCGGCCGACGCCTTCGCCCACCTGCGGGAAGGCGTGTTGGAGCGGCTGCTCACGGCACAGACCATGCTCCCGACGGGCATCCGGCTGCTGTTCGTCGAGGGGTACCGACCCCCTTCCCTCCAGCGGGAGTACTTCGAGGAGTACGCCGGCCGGCTGCGAGCCGCCCACCCCGGCTGGTCCTCCCAGGAGATCCACTCGGCGGCGAGCAGGTACGTGTCACCCCCCAACATCGCCCCGCACAGCGCCGGCGCGGCCGTCGACCTCACCCTCGCCGATGCCGACGGGAACGAGCTGGACCTGGGCACGCGCATGAACGCGGACCCGGAGGAGAGCGCCGGCGCCTGCTACACCCACGCCCCGAACATCAGCGAGGAGGCCCGCGCCAACCGGGAGCTGCTGGGCACCGTACTCACGGCCGCAGGGCTGGTGAACTACCCCACGGAGTGGTGGCACTGGTCCTTCGGGGACCGCTACTGGGCCTTGCTCACGGGCAACGCCACGGCGCTCTACGGCCCCAAGGAGCTCGGCTCGCGCAACTGA
- a CDS encoding MerR family transcriptional regulator, translated as MDGDTLYSIGELARRTGLTVKTIRFYSDRGIVAPTDRSPAGYRLYSINAVARLDLVRTLRELGLDLPTIRKVVDRELSLPEVAAAHAEALAVQIRVLRLRRAVLTAVAERGSTPEETELMNRLAQLSEDERRRLIGDFLDAVFGGLDADPAFAGVMRSMTPELPDNPEAEQLQAWVELAEMSLDPGFRAAVRRMAEDQAAERARSDMRGPRRDIAAAVRDQAGPALTAGIDPASPQADPIVAEFTAHYAHLLGRPDDIELRRRLATRLESVNDPRRERYLQLLAVVNGWPAPESLAPVFDWSVQALRVRTQQ; from the coding sequence ATGGACGGCGACACGCTCTACTCGATCGGTGAACTGGCTCGACGGACCGGTCTCACGGTCAAGACCATTCGGTTCTACTCCGATCGCGGAATCGTGGCGCCGACGGACCGCAGCCCGGCCGGCTACCGCCTCTACAGCATCAACGCCGTCGCACGCCTGGACCTCGTGCGGACCCTGCGCGAGCTGGGACTGGACCTTCCCACGATCCGCAAGGTCGTGGACCGCGAGCTCTCGCTTCCCGAGGTCGCCGCGGCGCACGCCGAAGCACTGGCAGTGCAGATCCGCGTCCTGCGCCTGCGGCGCGCGGTGCTGACGGCAGTGGCCGAGCGCGGGTCCACACCTGAGGAGACGGAACTCATGAACCGGCTGGCCCAGCTTTCCGAGGACGAACGCAGACGCCTGATCGGCGATTTCCTCGACGCCGTCTTCGGCGGTCTTGACGCCGACCCCGCATTCGCGGGGGTCATGCGCTCGATGACCCCCGAGTTGCCCGACAACCCGGAGGCAGAACAGCTCCAGGCGTGGGTGGAACTGGCCGAAATGTCCCTGGACCCGGGTTTCCGCGCCGCCGTGCGGCGGATGGCCGAGGACCAGGCGGCCGAGCGGGCCCGAAGCGACATGCGGGGCCCGCGCCGCGACATTGCCGCAGCCGTCCGTGACCAGGCCGGCCCGGCCCTGACCGCCGGCATCGACCCGGCCTCACCCCAGGCCGATCCGATCGTCGCGGAGTTCACGGCGCACTACGCGCACCTCCTAGGCCGCCCCGACGACATCGAGCTTCGCCGCCGGCTAGCGACTCGGCTGGAGAGCGTGAACGACCCACGCAGGGAGCGATACCTCCAGCTGCTCGCAGTGGTCAACGGCTGGCCGGCCCCGGAGAGTCTGGCTCCAGTGTTCGACTGGTCCGTCCAGGCCCTGCGCGTCCGGACACAGCAATGA
- a CDS encoding TetR/AcrR family transcriptional regulator C-terminal domain-containing protein: MPRTRGRAPAEGRADALSREVVVGAAVALLDERGERGLTFRLLAEQLNTGPGALYWHVASKDELVALAADQVLGHALAAAPRPDDGAGLRALAIAVFDALDRHPWAASRITAPATLPNALRLFDRIGTLAARTGLPVERHFAVSTAIFYYITGVSAQIVAPGTTVGATTSRDAFLAQTAERWEKLDPADYPFLTRITTDLRAHDDRDQFTTGLDLLLDGLNTTADPRPPA, encoded by the coding sequence ATGCCACGGACACGAGGAAGAGCACCCGCTGAGGGGCGTGCCGATGCCCTCTCACGAGAGGTAGTCGTTGGCGCGGCCGTCGCGCTGCTGGACGAACGCGGAGAGCGGGGACTCACCTTCCGGCTGCTGGCCGAACAGCTGAACACCGGACCCGGCGCCCTGTACTGGCACGTGGCGAGCAAGGACGAACTCGTCGCCCTGGCCGCCGATCAGGTGCTCGGCCACGCCCTGGCCGCGGCACCGCGCCCCGACGACGGCGCCGGGCTGCGCGCGCTCGCCATCGCCGTCTTCGACGCCCTTGATCGGCACCCGTGGGCCGCATCTCGCATCACCGCGCCTGCCACGCTGCCGAACGCGCTGCGCCTGTTCGACCGCATCGGCACCCTTGCCGCACGAACCGGGCTGCCCGTCGAGCGGCATTTCGCCGTCTCCACCGCGATCTTCTACTACATCACCGGCGTCAGCGCCCAGATCGTCGCCCCGGGCACCACCGTTGGCGCGACGACCAGCCGCGACGCCTTCCTCGCCCAGACCGCCGAACGCTGGGAGAAGCTCGACCCCGCCGACTACCCCTTCCTGACACGCATCACCACGGACCTGCGCGCCCACGACGACCGGGACCAGTTCACTACTGGCCTCGACCTGCTCCTGGACGGCCTGAACACCACCGCAGACCCGCGACCACCCGCGTGA
- a CDS encoding FAD-dependent oxidoreductase, giving the protein MNTSHPPIAIVGAGLGGLTLARVLHVHGISARVYEAEPSANSRTQGGQLDIHEEDGQRALADAGLTDEFRAIIHEGAEALRVLDQHGEVLHDDPDDGTARRPEVLRGDLRRILLDSLPDQTVQWGRKVTGVQSLGDGRHKLTFADGSTVTSSLLVGADGAWSKIRSLLSDATPEYIGTTFIETYLYDADERHPATAKAVGDGAMYALTPGKGIVAHREAGNILHTYVELNRPAEWIAGIDFTNAAAATARVAAEFDGWAPELTALITDGETAPVARMIHTLPGGHRWGRVPGVTLLGDAAHLMPPSGDGANLAMFDGAELAKAIAAHPDDIEAALTAYEEALFPRSEAFYTDAHEILDLCLGDRAPFGLIDLFNSNSQGQHGAQG; this is encoded by the coding sequence ATGAACACCAGCCACCCCCCGATCGCCATCGTCGGCGCCGGCCTCGGCGGCCTGACCCTCGCCCGGGTCCTGCACGTCCACGGCATCTCCGCGCGGGTCTATGAGGCCGAGCCCTCGGCCAACTCCCGCACGCAGGGAGGCCAGTTGGACATTCACGAGGAAGACGGGCAGCGCGCGCTCGCGGACGCCGGCCTCACCGACGAGTTCCGCGCGATCATCCACGAAGGCGCCGAGGCGTTGCGCGTGCTCGACCAGCACGGCGAGGTGTTGCACGACGACCCCGACGACGGCACAGCGCGGCGTCCCGAAGTACTCCGCGGAGACCTGCGTCGGATCCTGCTCGACTCCCTGCCCGACCAGACGGTGCAGTGGGGACGCAAGGTCACCGGTGTCCAGTCCCTCGGTGACGGCCGACACAAGCTGACCTTCGCCGACGGATCAACCGTGACCAGCAGCCTCCTCGTCGGCGCCGACGGCGCCTGGTCGAAGATCCGCTCGCTGCTCTCCGACGCCACCCCCGAGTACATCGGCACGACGTTCATCGAAACCTACCTCTACGACGCCGACGAGCGGCACCCCGCGACGGCCAAGGCGGTCGGTGACGGCGCAATGTACGCGCTGACCCCGGGGAAGGGGATCGTCGCGCACCGAGAGGCGGGGAACATCCTTCACACGTACGTCGAGCTGAACCGCCCCGCCGAGTGGATCGCCGGCATCGACTTCACCAACGCCGCCGCCGCGACTGCTCGGGTCGCGGCCGAATTCGACGGGTGGGCACCGGAACTCACCGCGCTGATCACCGACGGCGAGACCGCCCCGGTCGCGCGCATGATCCACACACTCCCGGGCGGACACCGATGGGGCCGCGTGCCCGGGGTGACGCTCCTCGGCGATGCCGCACACCTGATGCCGCCGTCCGGCGACGGCGCGAACCTGGCGATGTTCGACGGCGCCGAACTCGCCAAGGCGATCGCCGCGCACCCCGACGACATCGAAGCGGCACTCACCGCCTACGAAGAAGCGCTGTTCCCGCGCAGCGAGGCCTTCTACACGGACGCGCACGAGATTCTGGACCTCTGCCTCGGTGATCGCGCACCGTTCGGACTCATCGACCTCTTCAACAGTAATTCCCAGGGGCAGCACGGGGCGCAGGGGTAG
- a CDS encoding GNAT family N-acetyltransferase yields the protein MSAPVVLQVAASPVSPALVLRPWRMEDVAALVEVSQDRALRQWASSVVDDDAEGTRWVQAQQQGWGAGNRFGFAVLEAQPGSIREQLVGNVVLKEVTSGKPAAEVGYWTAAHARGRGVASRALEALTSWAFDTFEADGLERLELLHQVDNPASCRVAQKSRYDFDTLLPAAPPSFPREGHLHIRSARA from the coding sequence ATGAGTGCCCCGGTCGTACTTCAGGTGGCCGCGTCGCCGGTCTCTCCCGCTCTCGTTCTTCGCCCCTGGCGCATGGAGGACGTTGCCGCATTGGTCGAGGTGAGCCAGGACCGGGCACTGCGCCAGTGGGCGAGCTCTGTCGTGGACGACGACGCCGAGGGGACACGCTGGGTGCAGGCTCAGCAGCAGGGCTGGGGAGCGGGGAACCGGTTCGGCTTTGCCGTCCTTGAGGCACAACCCGGTTCAATTCGCGAACAGTTGGTGGGCAACGTGGTCCTCAAGGAAGTCACCTCCGGCAAACCGGCGGCCGAAGTGGGCTACTGGACCGCGGCACACGCTCGCGGCCGGGGAGTAGCCTCCCGCGCCCTGGAGGCACTCACCAGCTGGGCCTTCGACACCTTCGAAGCCGACGGTCTTGAGCGTCTCGAACTCCTCCACCAGGTGGACAACCCGGCATCGTGCCGGGTCGCACAGAAGAGCCGCTACGACTTCGACACCCTCCTGCCCGCAGCACCGCCCTCCTTCCCCCGCGAGGGCCACCTGCACATACGGAGCGCGCGTGCCTGA